A single Eremothecium sinecaudum strain ATCC 58844 chromosome VIII, complete sequence DNA region contains:
- the ZNG1 gene encoding GTP-dependent zinc transferase (Syntenic homolog of Ashbya gossypii AAR044W; Syntenic homolog of Saccharomyces cerevisiae YNR029C), with product MALKNFNYNEEDDGVLPPLVTGEEDNLAKILSNLKTDGGVNIVSEEKIKLANKQVDGDDNIDRRIPVTIITGYLGSGKSTLLENIVLKGSDMRIAVILNEFGDSSLIEKSMTIRNRGESYEEWLDLGNGCLCCSLKDVGVKAIEAMVKRAPNSIDYILLETSGIADPVPIAKMFWQDEGLNSNIYIDGIVTVIDSENILSCIDDIAPDAHWHGENVLLEDNITIAHLQIAMADVLILNKIDRVKGPEDAAIKAIEERINGINAAAPIHRAEFGNLELEKILNLHAFGASSVVESHPTFHDPRIHTITLTCRRLRDMNEQLKVEDFLQSLLWKDHGRDTQFKIKRDFEVHRTKALLIVGEEYKVLQGVRDTYDIFPGTEVPGVSCCRFVLIGKYLDQEYFQDLLNTSII from the coding sequence ATGGCGTTAAAGAACTTTAACTacaatgaagaagatgatggCGTACTTCCTCCACTTGTTACAGGTGAAGAAGACAACTTGGCTAAAATATTATCTAATTTAAAGACCGATGGCGGGGTAAATATTGTTAGCGAAGAGAAGATCAAACTGGCTAATAAGCAGGTCGATGGCGACGATAATATTGATAGAAGGATCCCAGTGACAATAATTACAGGCTACTTAGGGTCAGGGAAGTCCACTCTACTCGAGAATATTGTTTTAAAAGGTTCGGATATGAGAATTGCTGTAATATTAAACGAGTTCGGTGATTCTTCATTAATTGAAAAGTCTATGACGATCAGGAATCGCGGTGAGTCTTATGAAGAATGGCTTGATTTGGGTAACGGTTGTTTATGTTGCAGTTTAAAAGATGTTGGTGTTAAGGCCATTGAGGCTATGGTAAAAAGAGCGCCTAACAGTATTGATTATATTTTACTGGAAACCAGTGGAATTGCAGACCCAGTTCCTATTGCAAAGATGTTTTGGCAAGATGAAGGTCTGAATAGcaatatatatattgaTGGGATAGTTACCGTGATAGATAGTGAGAATATTCTTTCATGTATTGATGACATTGCTCCTGACGCACACTGGCATGGGGAAAATGTGTTACTTGAAGATAATATTACCATAGCACACTTGCAAATAGCCATGGCTGATGTTCTTATACTGAACAAAATTGATAGAGTTAAGGGACCAGAGGATGCTGCTATAAAGGCTATCGAGGAACGAATTAATGGAATTAATGCGGCTGCTCCAATTCATCGCGCGGAGTTTGGAAATCTTGAGTTGGAAAAGATTCTAAACCTGCACGCATTTGGAGCATCAAGTGTAGTAGAATCCCATCCGACCTTCCACGACCCTCGCATCCACACCATTACACTGACATGCAGGCGTCTTCGAGACATGAATGAACAGTTGAAAGTAGAAGATTTCCTCCAATCATTGCTATGGAAGGACCATGGCAGAGACACTCaattcaaaatcaaaaGGGATTTTGAGGTCCATCGTACAAAGGCCTTACTTATCGTGGGAGAGGAGTATAAGGTCTTACAAGGAGTGCGCGATACGTATGATATTTTTCCTGGTACGGAGGTACCTGGTGTATCATGTTGCAGATTTGTTCTGATTGGCAAGTACTTAGACCAGGAATACTTTCAGGATCTATTAAATACCTCAATTATATAA
- the CPR4 gene encoding peptidylprolyl isomerase family protein CPR4 (Syntenic homolog of Ashbya gossypii AAR045C; Syntenic homolog of Saccharomyces cerevisiae YCR069W (CPR4) and YNR028W (CPR8)) has protein sequence MYLLWLLSMFLLSQRCFGEVLGGYAEHYEPNPPVTHKVIMVLQYTENDVVKDHEIVIDLYGTVVPLTIENFSRLAMGVKAQVQGRDPNDVITVSYRDTFIHYIAKDLYIQGGKVLPNIGPFSIHGSRFADENFDLKHDRPGRVSMANNGPDSNGSEFFILTASSAPQLDNKNVVFGQVVSGLDVLINKIQYVPVDDKMRPKSEVKILYSYTEPMALGDRDGLHQQYLQRLQDYRNGDIKKGIIMKGESSSLRNTGVGNSSQRNYLLMALLGCGLFIGLKKWRQLFPKYSSKVVSVRT, from the coding sequence ATGTATTTGTTGTGGTTACTTTCCATGTTTTTGCTCAGTCAGCGGTGTTTTGGTGAAGTCCTTGGAGGTTATGCTGAGCATTATGAACCGAACCCACCAGTAACTCATAAAGTAATAATGGTGTTGCAATATACTGAGAATGATGTTGTTAAGGACCATGAAATTGTTATTGATTTATATGGTACCGTAGTGCCACTTACGATTGAAAACTTCTCCCGTTTAGCTATGGGAGTAAAAGCGCAAGTCCAGGGCAGGGACCCGAACGATGTTATCACTGTTTCATATAGGGATACCTTCATTCATTATATCGCTAAAGACTTGTATATTCAAGGTGGAAAGGTTCTTCCTAACATAGGGCCTTTTTCCATTCACGGCAGCAGGTTTGCGGACGAAAATTTCGATTTAAAGCATGACAGACCTGGCCGTGTTTCTATGGCTAACAATGGTCCAGATTCTAATGGCTCTGAGTTCTTTATCTTGACTGCTAGTTCTGCTCCACAGTTGGATAATAAAAATGTGGTATTTGGACAGGTCGTTTCAGGTTTGGATGTATTGATAAACAAAATCCAGTATGTTCCAGTAGACGATAAAATGCGTCCCAAGTCAGAAGTGAAGATCTTGTACAGTTACACCGAGCCAATGGCTTTAGGTGACAGGGATGGTCTTCATCAGCAGTATTTGCAGCGCTTGCAAGATTACAGAAACGGGGACATCAAAAAAGGTATTATTATGAAGGGTGAATCATCCTCTCTTAGAAATACAGGCGTGGGCAATAGTAGCCAAAGAAACTATCTCTTAATGGCATTACTTGGTTGCGGGCTATTCATTGGTCTCAAGAAATGGAGACAGTTGTTTCCAAAATACAGTAGCAAAGTTGTTTCTGTTAGAACCTAA
- the ATG15 gene encoding triglyceride lipase ATG15 (Syntenic homolog of Ashbya gossypii AAR046C; Syntenic homolog of Saccharomyces cerevisiae YCR068W (ATG15)): MKRNINANRKTRLKATFWNGVLLVVLLIGGYITKNAYNAYISGQIGKIHPSFSYSNEFRLANIYHHGAGKHSNVHMVLDINDDIRKLASDHYQLNAASAEEPENDLWSSYADFQDTNPFNYSFKLKTTTAPVTRTSNRDPNFISSFLDYSLTNPEMAAKVEFEWEDEDVLAPDVTDRTTVMSLALMSSNAYVKLPQTGNWRNLTGWNITDEKGAPEYGWEEDGIRGHVFVNQNESVVVFAIKGTSSQILPGSGNDETSVNDKLNDNLLFSCCCARVTYLWTTVCDCYMKAYTCNEKCLENELRRRDYYYYAVMEMYKDIVMSYPNATIWLTGHSLGGALGSLLGRTFGLPAVTFQSPGEQLATKRLHLPQRPGIPSYKEAIWHFGHTADPIFMGTCNGASSACSIGGYAMETGCHTGKVCVYDVVADKGWHVSIMNHRIHTVIDNVILEYDTVPSCVDPGKCEDCYNWDFVRDEETASPKLSPSPEVTTTGYTGASPTKRCVGRNWIGICTSYEPVLSKI; encoded by the coding sequence ATGAAGCGAAACATAAATGCTAACCGTAAAACGAGACTAAAAGCTACTTTTTGGAACGGTGTATTATTGGTCGTACTTCTGATAGGTGGTTATATTACTAAGAATGCCTATAATGCATATATATCTGGTCAAATAGGAAAGATACATCCAAGTTTTAGTTACAGCAATGAATTTAGACTGGCAAATATTTATCATCATGGAGCTGGTAAGCACTCTAACGTTCATATGGTGCTAGATATTAACGATGACATCCGGAAACTAGCATCGGATCACTATCAATTAAATGCTGCATCTGCAGAGGAGCCAGAGAATGACCTATGGTCCTCTTATGCCGACTTTCAGGACACTAATCCGTTTAATTACAGTTttaaacttaaaactacGACTGCGCCAGTAACGCGAACAAGTAATAGGGATCCGAACTTTATATCGTCCTTTTTGGACTACTCGCTGACGAACCCAGAGATGGCTGCAAAAGTTGAGTTTGAATGGGAAGATGAGGATGTTTTGGCACCAGATGTAACCGACAGGACTACAGTGATGTCTTTGGCCTTAATGTCCTCAAACGCATACGTAAAACTACCGCAAACTGGAAACTGGAGGAACCTCACTGGTTGGAATATTACGGATGAAAAGGGAGCTCCTGAATATGGTTGGGAAGAAGATGGAATTAGAGGTCACGTTTTTGTAAATCAGAACGAATCCGTTGTTGTGTTTGCAATCAAAGGTACCAGTAGTCAGATTCTACCTGGTTCTGGTAACGACGAAACTAGTGTGAATGATAAACTAAACGACAATCTTTTGTTTTCATGCTGTTGTGCCCGTGTGACGTATCTATGGACTACGGTTTGCGATTGTTACATGAAGGCGTACACTTGTAACGAAAAGTGCCTCGAAAACGAACTCCGCAGACGAGATTATTACTATTATGCCGTTATGGAAATGTATAAAGACATTGTTATGTCATACCCGAATGCCACTATATGGTTAACGGGCCATTCTCTCGGTGGCGCTCTAGGAAGTTTGCTCGGTAGAACTTTCGGCCTCCCCGCTGTAACATTTCAATCACCAGGCGAGCAGCTGGCAACTAAAAGGCTTCATTTACCTCAAAGACCAGGAATTCCTTCCTACAAGGAAGCAATCTGGCATTTTGGCCATACCGCTGACCCTATATTTATGGGCACTTGTAACGGCGCAAGTTCTGCCTGCTCAATTGGAGGCTATGCAATGGAAACAGGATGTCATACAGGCAAGGTATGCGTCTATGACGTTGTGGCGGATAAAGGATGGCATGTCAGCATAATGAATCATCGCATTCACACTGTCATCGATAACGTCATACTTGAGTACGACACTGTACCTTCTTGTGTCGACCCTGGGAAGTGCGAAGATTGTTATAACTGGGATTTTGTGAGGGACGAAGAAACTGCAAGCCCGAAGCTTTCTCCGTCACCTGAAGTGACTACTACAGGATATACGGGAGCTTCTCCAACTAAACGATGTGTCGGAAGGAATTGGATAGGTATTTGCACCTCATATGAGCCTGTGCTTAGTAAAATATGA
- the BUD17 gene encoding putative pyridoxal kinase BUD17 (Syntenic homolog of Ashbya gossypii AAR047C; Syntenic homolog of Saccharomyces cerevisiae YNR027W (BUD17)): MGKKVLSIQSHVVYGYVGNKAATFPLQYRGWDVDALNTVEYSNHPGHGSYTGSKTKADDISDIILNGLLPLDLDYTAVLLGYLPDAEGHARILEIIRRICTVYRDIILVVDPVLGDNGKLYVPHKTIGFYKQLLTDTTVALVTPNQFELFLLTDVLVTTKEHLKKAIDVFNERYPRVKRLVVTSLRLEETADQLLVLCTDFQSSHYFAVPLIRASFSGCGDLITALLLDAVTEFPGDLSTAVSRALTLIHGVLQASYEYTLRETATEDRNKPLIITDLRLIQSRNQLRDHPAPQFACFRINYP, translated from the coding sequence ATGGGTAAAAAGGTACTATCTATTCAATCACACGTAGTTTACGGGTATGTTGGGAATAAGGCAGCTACTTTTCCCTTACAATATAGGGGCTGGGACGTTGATGCCTTGAATACGGTAGAATACAGTAATCATCCTGGCCATGGAAGTTATACAGGATCCAAAACCAAAGCAGATGATATCAGCGATATAATTTTGAATGGTCTATTGCCTCTAGATCTGGATTACACCGCTGTATTGCTTGGGTATCTGCCCGACGCAGAAGGTCATGCACGTATATTGGAAATTATACGACGCATATGTACGGTTTATAGAGACATAATCCTGGTTGTGGATCCTGTTCTTGGCGATAATGGAAAGCTATACGTCCCGCATAAAACTATAGGGTTTTATAAGCAATTACTTACGGACACAACTGTTGCGCTTGTCACCCCCAACCAATTTGAACTGTTTTTGTTAACTGACGTATTAGTAACGACTAAGGAGCATCTCAAAAAAGCAATTGATGTTTTTAATGAACGTTATCCACGTGTAAAACGGCTAGTCGTCACCAGCTTACGACTTGAGGAAACTGCAGACCAGTTGCTTGTCCTATGTACAGACTTTCAATCCTCTCATTATTTTGCAGTTCCTCTAATAAGGGCTTCTTTCAGTGGGTGTGGAGACCTGATAACTGCGCTATTATTGGACGCGGTCACAGAATTTCCCGGTGATCTATCTACAGCTGTCAGTAGGGCATTGACATTGATCCATGGAGTCTTGCAAGCTTCATATGAGTATACATTACGCGAAACAGCGACTGAGGATCGTAATAAGCCTCTGATTATAACCGATTTAAGGCTTATACAATCTAGGAACCAGCTCAGAGACCATCCCGCGCCTCAATTCGCGTGCTTTCGTATTAATTACCCTTAA
- a CDS encoding WD40 repeat domain-containing protein (Syntenic homolog of Ashbya gossypii AAR048W; Syntenic homolog of Saccharomyces cerevisiae YNR026C (SEC12) and YCR067C (SED4)), giving the protein MKLASTLFNIGYPVYGARFLNNNTLLVAGGGGEGNNGIPNKLTALQINFKRKKIVKRFRELTLHENDDSPTTLDVAQDVILMGCNENSAKIKSGEPNHHLRKFVYENEHLKFVGAIDLNRSDNPEDYTKLLYMSQDGSVAAIASSVVPTIIRIVNPTNLRETYEVETGNDVKDLHFSSDGKVLAYITSSTLEVISIVTGNFIVRKTDFDSNLSLSKIRFVRDNTILIAASLKNGNGVVLIKISLKKGTTSILKTKVVVKKFKSVTSMDVDPKAELVALAGSDNSIAIIKLKDFSIGTYFKQIHTFAVTRVAFSPDSKLLVSVSAANTVHVVQFPDDYATNSSMFEKLCKLFLNFMLIVVLAVLAQLCYKHGLYLKSYRFLQKRLLGKDNDPDASFFNDIFQPRTTLVGDVVSEVTDTKLVDTEGTTANTENWLSSLDKDTTITSSSTEEFHLTDVDAFDSGNIQNSHDEGQSFDTISKLSDERDWSSPGNRPSMEYQTDLENLDNWETPIVTELESDWALDLGSNLTTISEEAFSEFVDARDYVPEVINASGILTSTFSSDAWDIKSTDELDGYTSELSTTALMVVVDDTIEKRTSSEDSRRSTTGNPAVGANDQAVPVSLPPAETFANTKKDLLTDNAISELLLKGTEESTDIASETLELAAKVFDGKSKIDESETPSRVTREVTIFQRTPSNMIEEHTTTESLNLESPIVSLKTSSFSSVDDEIDEYLLEISDDAPASPSSVSDSDNDLHSDAAEVNQVLVSIPSVSINSNTEYPDDTASTALVEELLEDIFPEPTAGNSIKDDDASDKLSIDVVTVTSFADNLETSEALDTNKCPTKDSSKLVLPDIEEDEEILHTVKHSENTPDKQNEVETNEMIIDDVRGELEFWDEVNEDETYLITEDKLNEEESSDDTIDRYSTKTDFIAEFKNAEVLSTPKITSQCEITTEISDNEVKTHLEVVTVREIIKETVFVTKA; this is encoded by the coding sequence ATGAAGTTAGCGTCCACCTTGTTTAATATAGGCTATCCTGTCTATGGAGCAAGGTTCTTAAATAATAACACATTATTAGTTGCCGGAGGCGGAGGAGAAGGTAATAATGGTATTCCTAATAAACTAACGGCACTGCAGATTAATTTCAAGAGAAAGAAAATAGTTAAGCGGTTTAGGGAGTTAACTTTACATGAAAATGACGACTCTCCAACTACGTTAGATGTTGCTCAGGATGTTATTCTGATGGGATGTAATGAGAATTCAGCTAAGATCAAGTCTGGGGAACCTAATCATCATTTGAGAAAGTTTGTATATGAGAACGAACACCTAAAATTTGTCGGAGCGATTGATTTAAATAGATCAGATAATCCTGAGGATTACACGAAGTTGTTATACATGTCTCAAGATGGTTCTGTTGCTGCTATTGCATCATCCGTGGTGCCAACTATCATTCGCATTGTAAATCCTACGAACTTGAGGGAGACATATGAGGTTGAAACTGGTAACGATGTGAAGGACTTGCATTTTTCGTCAGACGGAAAGGTGTTGGCGTATATCACTTCATCGACTTTGGAGGTTATTTCTATTGTCACAGGGAACTTCATAGTAAGAAAGACGGATTTTGACAGTAATTTGAGTCTATCCAAGATTCGTTTTGTTCGGGATAACACGATTTTGATTGCTGCATCGCTAAAGAATGGGAATGGTGTTGTTCTGATTAAAATTAGCTTGAAGAAAGGAACAACTTCCATTCTTAAGACTAAGGTTGTTGTTAAAAAGTTTAAAAGTGTTACATCCATGGATGTAGATCCTAAAGCTGAGTTAGTGGCTCTAGCAGGTAGTGATAACTCAATTGCTATAATAAAGTTAAAGGACTTTTCTATTGGAACTTACTTTAAACAAATTCACACATTTGCGGTGACACGAGTTGCCTTCTCACCTGACAGTAAGCTACTTGTGAGTGTTTCTGCAGCTAACACTGTTCACGTTGTGCAATTCCCCGATGACTACGCTACAAATTCCTCTATGTTTGAGAAGCTGTGCAAGCTTTTCTTGAACTTCATGTTGATCGTCGTTCTGGCAGTTTTAGCACAGTTATGTTACAAGCACGGCTTATATTTAAAAAGCTATCGATTTTTACAAAAGAGACTGTTGGGTAAGGACAATGATCCAGATGCGTCATTTTTTAATGATATATTCCAGCCGAGAACAACCTTAGTTGGTGATGTTGTATCTGAGGTTACTGATACTAAATTGGTTGACACAGAAGGCACCACAGCGAACACAGAAAATTGGTTAAGTAGTTTGGATAAAGATACAACAATTACTTCCAGCTCAACGGAGGAATTTCACCTCACCGATGTTGATGCTTTTGACAGCGGTAACATACAGAATTCACATGATGAAGGGCAAAGTTTTGATACCATCTCGAAATTATCAGACGAACGGGATTGGTCAAGCCCTGGCAATAGACCTTCCATGGAATACCAAACCGATTTAGAAAACTTAGACAATTGGGAGACCCCTATTGTCACTGAGCTCGAGTCAGATTGGGCGCTAGATTTAGGATCAAATTTAACTACAATTTCAGAAGAAGCTTTTAGCGAGTTTGTTGATGCTAGAGATTATGTACCTGAGGTAATTAATGCATCAGGTATATTAACCTCTACCTTTAGTTCTGATGCATGGGATATAAAATCCACTGATGAGTTAGATGGATATACTTCTGAGCTGAGCACTACTGCTTTAATGGTTGTGGTAGATGATACTATTGAAAAGCGCACATCATCTGAAGATTCCAGGAGATCAACTACTGGTAATCCTGCTGTAGGTGCTAACGATCAGGCAGTTCCAGTCTCACTTCCTCCAGCAGAGACATTTGCAAATACAAAAAAAGATCTACTTACTGACAATGCTATTTCCGAATTGTTGTTGAAGGGGACCGAAGAATCTACCGACATAGCTAGTGAAACTTTGGAACTCGCAGCTAAAGTATTTGATGGAAAGTCGAAGATTGATGAAAGTGAGACTCCTTCAAGAGTTACGAGAGAAGTTACCATATTTCAAAGAACGCCCTCAAATATGATTGAAGAACACACGACTACTGAGTCTTTGAATCTTGAATCCCCTATTGTCTCACTAAAGACATCCAGCTTTAGCTCTGTagatgatgaaattgatgaatATTTGCTTGAAATTTCTGATGATGCTCCTGCTTCTCCGTCATCTGTATCTGATTCAGACAACGACCTCCATTCTGATGCTGCAGAAGTTAACCAAGTCTTGGTTTCAATACCCAGCGTTTCTATTAATTCTAACACCGAATATCCGGATGATACTGCTTCTACGGCGTTGGTTGAAGAATTACTAGAGGATATTTTTCCAGAACCTACAGCTGGAAATTCAATAAAGGATGATGATGCGAGTGATAAACTTAGCATAGATGTAGTTACTGTTACAAGTTTTGCGGATAATTTGGAAACTTCTGAAGCACTAGATACTAATAAATGCCCAACCAAGGACTCAAGCAAGCTGGTTTTACCTGATATTGAAGAGGACGAAGAAATATTGCATACCGTAAAGCACTCTGAAAATACACCAGACAAGCAAAATGAGGTGGAAACAAATGAAATGATAATTGATGATGTAAGGGGCGAACTGGAGTTTTGGGATGAAGTTAATGAAGACGAGACTTATTTGATAACTGAAGATAAGCTCAATGAGGAGGAAAGTTCGGATGATACAATTGATCGTTATTCAACAAAAACTGATTTTATTGCAGAATTTAAAAATGCTGAAGTTCTATCAACCCCTAAGATTACATCACAATGCGAGATTACAACAGAAATATCGGATAATGAAGTTAAAACTCATCTTGAGGTAGTTACCGTACGAGaaatcattaaagaaaCAGTTTTTGTTACTAAAGCATAG